A genomic stretch from Natronomonas gomsonensis includes:
- a CDS encoding cation:proton antiporter, with product MVNDILLGAAAVFVVLVIVVLYRAVRGPTMQDRVLAVNVIGTNTVVILALLSAALDVPYFLDIALVYALLNFLMAVAISKFTVDRGGVM from the coding sequence ATGGTCAACGACATCCTTCTCGGCGCCGCCGCGGTGTTCGTCGTCCTCGTCATCGTGGTGCTGTATCGAGCGGTTCGGGGACCGACGATGCAGGACCGCGTGCTGGCGGTGAACGTCATCGGGACGAACACCGTCGTCATCCTCGCGCTATTGTCGGCCGCGTTGGACGTGCCGTACTTCCTCGACATCGCTCTGGTGTACGCGCTGTTGAACTTCCTGATGGCCGTCGCCATCTCGAAGTTCACCGTCGACCGCGGGGGGGTGATGTGA
- a CDS encoding DUF7139 domain-containing protein, with the protein MASLTEVYEGGNGAGLRRLYAGVALFGVGAVLLVAGIVIAATGVGSRFGFDMFEARRVAGILGGLGLPAVLLGTMTVLPRSSRKVRVAAFAGAAVSAAGVVLFNGAYPVDWVGGSGDTSMTLVVAAVYFFGTLVTSWCLFAAVANFKARNDPGGTVKLEITKEGETKVVEVSNDRLKGTLGGIGLLGGTPDGNVETQTNHASESGGSTAHDDGATVNHANKTTSQSRNDGFGGASAGVTDGGSTTTDSVGTPPSTDDAEFLDDESSAPVGDTYCGNCKHFRYVRTDDGMVPYCGLHSEQMDDMDACEQWTPNTNS; encoded by the coding sequence ATGGCTAGCCTCACGGAGGTCTACGAGGGAGGCAACGGGGCCGGCCTCCGGCGGCTGTACGCCGGTGTCGCGCTGTTCGGGGTCGGCGCGGTCCTACTCGTTGCTGGTATCGTCATCGCAGCCACCGGCGTCGGCAGCCGTTTCGGGTTCGATATGTTCGAAGCTCGGCGGGTCGCCGGCATCCTCGGCGGCCTCGGGCTGCCGGCGGTGCTGCTCGGAACGATGACCGTCCTGCCGCGGTCCTCGCGGAAGGTTCGCGTCGCGGCCTTCGCCGGGGCGGCCGTCAGCGCCGCCGGCGTCGTCCTGTTCAACGGCGCCTACCCCGTCGATTGGGTCGGCGGCTCCGGGGACACGTCGATGACGCTCGTCGTCGCCGCGGTGTACTTCTTCGGGACGCTCGTCACCTCGTGGTGTCTGTTCGCCGCCGTCGCGAACTTCAAGGCGCGCAACGACCCCGGCGGCACCGTCAAACTCGAAATCACGAAAGAGGGCGAGACGAAAGTCGTCGAGGTGTCCAACGACCGCTTGAAAGGGACGCTCGGCGGCATCGGCCTGCTCGGTGGCACGCCCGACGGCAACGTCGAAACCCAGACGAACCACGCCTCGGAGTCCGGCGGCAGCACGGCCCACGACGACGGCGCGACGGTGAATCACGCGAACAAAACCACCTCACAGTCGCGAAACGACGGCTTCGGTGGGGCGAGTGCCGGCGTGACCGACGGCGGGTCAACGACGACCGACTCCGTCGGGACACCCCCGTCGACCGACGACGCCGAGTTCCTCGACGACGAATCCTCGGCACCCGTCGGCGACACCTACTGCGGCAACTGCAAGCACTTCCGGTACGTCCGCACCGACGACGGCATGGTACCGTACTGCGGCCTCCACAGCGAGCAGATGGACGACATGGACGCCTGCGAGCAGTGGACGCCGAACACGAACAGCTAA
- a CDS encoding 4-phosphopantoate--beta-alanine ligase: MTGPEIPESHPRYESLLTRHRIEEGVDLGITSRQGLIAQGRGEAFDYLLGEETIPSADEAERVAAAYLLRAENAVLSINGNVAALAPGEMVELAEATGAALEVNLFNRTEERMERIAEHLREHGAEEVLGLTADGRIPGLDHERAKVDADGIGSADVVLVPLEDGDRAEALAEMGKTELVVDLNPMSRSAQSATVPIIDNLIRAVPNITAHARDLADASEGELDAIIEDFDSEAALEAAERRIRAAEE, translated from the coding sequence ATGACCGGTCCGGAGATACCGGAGTCACACCCCCGATACGAGTCGCTTTTGACGCGACACCGTATCGAGGAGGGGGTCGACCTCGGCATCACGTCCAGACAGGGACTCATCGCACAGGGTCGCGGCGAGGCCTTCGACTATCTCCTCGGCGAGGAGACGATTCCCAGTGCCGACGAGGCTGAACGCGTCGCGGCCGCGTACCTCCTCCGTGCCGAGAACGCCGTCCTCTCTATCAACGGCAACGTCGCGGCGTTGGCGCCCGGCGAGATGGTCGAACTCGCCGAAGCGACGGGTGCGGCTCTGGAAGTGAACCTGTTCAACCGCACCGAAGAGCGAATGGAGCGCATTGCCGAGCACCTTCGGGAACACGGCGCCGAGGAAGTACTCGGACTGACGGCCGACGGCCGGATTCCGGGGTTAGACCACGAACGAGCGAAAGTCGACGCCGACGGCATCGGCAGCGCCGACGTGGTCCTCGTTCCACTGGAAGACGGCGACCGCGCCGAGGCGCTCGCGGAGATGGGCAAGACCGAACTCGTCGTCGACCTCAACCCGATGTCGCGGTCGGCCCAGTCGGCGACGGTTCCCATCATCGACAATCTCATCCGCGCCGTGCCGAACATCACCGCCCACGCTCGTGACCTCGCGGATGCGAGCGAGGGCGAACTTGACGCTATCATCGAAGACTTCGACAGCGAGGCGGCACTCGAAGCGGCGGAACGACGGATTCGAGCGGCCGAGGAGTAG
- a CDS encoding cation:proton antiporter, which produces MTEVVDPRPIAAVLISVVGTFAILAAHRRPNVREGVTLTVALGKFGIIASMVPGVLAGDIYVWSLGSFVIDIPFELRADALGLLFGTLASLLWIITSLYSIGYMRGLDEHSQTRYFASFAMSLSAAVGIAFASNLLVLFVFYEVLTAATYPLVAHDETEEARKAGRKYLAYTFGGGVAVLAGTAVVYWLAGTVAFTPGGIEALATADPTLARGAFALLAAGFGVKAGLMPLHSWLPDAMVAPTPVSGLLHAVAVVKSGVFGISRVVLDVYGPEAVADLGVGLALGSVAAITLVAASVIALRKDNLKRRLAYSTVSQLSYIVLGLSILHPDAITGGLLHIPAHAFMKLTLFFCAGIIHVETHTDDISDMAGIGKRMPLTMAAFAVAAAGMAGIPLVAGFVSKFYLLVGTVSVGNYVFAGALLLSGILNIAYFWPVVYQAFFESEDAHDAKPLVENPLGGMERSSLARPDGGRPEDGDDSADEDDDLDVDPEELGRPDFSGGSEKRDYSEPAPLVDGEYAVDQNPSDHRVEEGDETEGDDADDHTSEDHHSTEDHHDEHHHGGPPPSGWTRSGWFGGESTWFMLGPILAAMTGSVVLGLVPHTAVFLRLIDGIVSAVLAGVTF; this is translated from the coding sequence ATGACTGAAGTCGTAGACCCACGGCCCATCGCGGCCGTCCTGATATCCGTCGTCGGAACGTTCGCCATCCTCGCTGCGCATCGTCGCCCCAACGTCCGGGAAGGCGTGACGCTGACCGTCGCGTTGGGGAAGTTCGGCATCATCGCAAGCATGGTTCCCGGCGTCCTCGCCGGCGATATCTACGTCTGGTCGCTGGGGTCGTTCGTCATCGACATCCCCTTCGAGTTGCGTGCGGACGCGCTGGGACTGCTGTTCGGGACCCTCGCGAGTCTGCTGTGGATAATCACGTCGCTGTACAGTATCGGCTACATGCGCGGGCTGGACGAACACAGCCAGACGCGGTACTTCGCGTCGTTCGCGATGAGCCTCAGCGCCGCCGTCGGCATCGCCTTCGCCTCGAACCTGCTCGTGTTGTTCGTCTTCTACGAGGTGCTGACCGCGGCGACGTATCCGCTGGTCGCCCACGACGAGACCGAGGAGGCCCGCAAAGCCGGCCGGAAGTACCTCGCCTACACCTTCGGCGGCGGCGTCGCGGTGCTGGCCGGGACGGCAGTCGTCTACTGGCTGGCCGGCACCGTCGCGTTCACGCCGGGCGGCATCGAGGCGCTGGCGACCGCCGACCCGACGCTCGCTCGCGGCGCGTTCGCCCTGCTGGCGGCCGGCTTCGGCGTCAAGGCCGGTCTCATGCCGCTGCATTCGTGGCTCCCCGACGCGATGGTCGCGCCGACGCCCGTCTCCGGGCTGTTGCACGCCGTCGCCGTCGTCAAATCCGGCGTCTTCGGCATTTCACGCGTCGTCTTGGACGTGTACGGCCCCGAGGCCGTCGCGGACCTCGGCGTCGGCCTCGCGCTTGGTTCGGTCGCCGCCATCACGCTCGTCGCCGCCAGCGTCATCGCCCTCCGGAAGGACAACCTCAAGCGCCGACTGGCGTACTCGACGGTGAGTCAACTCTCCTACATCGTCCTCGGGTTGTCGATACTCCACCCCGACGCCATCACCGGCGGCCTGCTGCACATCCCCGCCCACGCGTTCATGAAACTCACCCTGTTCTTCTGTGCGGGCATCATCCACGTCGAAACCCACACCGACGACATCAGCGACATGGCCGGCATCGGCAAGCGGATGCCGCTGACGATGGCGGCCTTCGCCGTCGCCGCCGCGGGGATGGCCGGCATTCCGCTGGTCGCCGGCTTCGTCAGCAAGTTCTACCTGCTCGTCGGCACCGTCTCCGTCGGCAACTACGTCTTCGCCGGCGCGCTGTTGCTCTCGGGTATTCTCAACATCGCGTACTTCTGGCCGGTCGTCTATCAGGCGTTCTTCGAGAGCGAAGACGCCCACGACGCCAAGCCGCTCGTCGAGAACCCCCTCGGCGGCATGGAACGCTCCTCGCTGGCCCGGCCGGACGGTGGCCGCCCCGAAGACGGAGACGACTCGGCTGACGAAGACGACGACCTCGACGTCGACCCCGAGGAACTCGGTCGCCCGGACTTCAGCGGCGGTTCGGAAAAGCGCGATTACAGCGAACCCGCACCGCTGGTCGACGGCGAGTACGCCGTCGACCAGAACCCGAGCGACCACAGGGTCGAGGAGGGTGATGAGACCGAAGGCGACGACGCTGACGACCACACCTCAGAGGACCACCACAGCACCGAGGACCACCACGACGAACACCACCACGGCGGCCCGCCGCCGAGCGGATGGACTCGGAGCGGTTGGTTCGGCGGCGAGAGCACGTGGTTCATGCTCGGCCCCATCCTCGCGGCGATGACGGGGTCGGTCGTCCTCGGTCTCGTTCCGCACACCGCAGTGTTCCTGCGACTCATCGACGGCATCGTCTCGGCGGTGCTGGCGGGGGTGACGTTCTGA
- a CDS encoding monovalent cation/H+ antiporter subunit E, which produces MPEEPPDQPADEAILVPVGESVTLRNTVAYAVREALAASGEIHFVAPLASSAIGDVSADGKAELEELLERATVWAEEDAGDEAAELRIETAVVGADEYLFGPDDYARVLTDYARSHGVERVVIDPEYSPGGNVPLLRPMEVALVEAGLTVEEAPVDRPTRRGQLVRRGGLLQFATLFGVSFLFYQLLSGFTLSGFDLVTGVISATVVAALLHRIAFSDRMRLGVIAKRLVRLAIFVPYLVYEIVVSNLLVAYVVLHPSMPIEPRTVEVRSAVWGGMPVTTLANSITLTPGTLTVRVRGQDFMVHSLIPAAREGLFDGSLERAVRFVFYGRAAAGISTPRERGDCQILDTVTEDGGEED; this is translated from the coding sequence GTGCCTGAGGAGCCACCAGACCAACCCGCCGACGAGGCGATTCTCGTTCCGGTCGGCGAATCCGTCACGCTGCGGAACACCGTCGCCTACGCGGTCCGCGAAGCGCTCGCGGCCTCGGGCGAGATACACTTCGTCGCACCGCTGGCATCCAGCGCCATCGGCGACGTGAGTGCCGACGGAAAAGCCGAACTCGAGGAACTGCTCGAACGGGCGACCGTCTGGGCGGAGGAAGACGCCGGCGACGAAGCGGCCGAGCTCCGAATCGAGACGGCCGTCGTCGGCGCCGACGAGTATCTCTTCGGTCCCGACGATTACGCCCGCGTTCTCACAGATTACGCCCGAAGCCACGGCGTCGAGCGCGTCGTCATCGACCCGGAGTACAGCCCCGGCGGCAACGTCCCGCTGTTGCGCCCGATGGAGGTCGCACTCGTCGAGGCGGGACTGACAGTCGAGGAGGCACCGGTCGACCGACCCACCCGCCGCGGCCAACTCGTCCGGCGTGGCGGTCTGCTTCAGTTCGCCACACTGTTCGGCGTCTCGTTTCTGTTCTATCAACTCCTCAGCGGATTCACGCTCTCGGGGTTCGACCTCGTTACCGGCGTCATTTCGGCGACGGTCGTCGCCGCCCTGTTGCACCGCATCGCCTTCAGCGACCGGATGCGCCTCGGCGTCATCGCCAAACGGCTCGTTCGGCTCGCCATCTTCGTCCCGTATCTCGTCTACGAAATCGTCGTCTCGAACCTCCTCGTGGCGTACGTCGTCTTACACCCGTCGATGCCAATCGAACCGCGGACGGTCGAGGTTCGCTCGGCCGTCTGGGGCGGGATGCCGGTGACGACGCTGGCAAACAGCATCACGCTCACGCCGGGAACGCTCACCGTCCGAGTGCGCGGACAGGACTTCATGGTCCACTCGCTCATCCCGGCCGCCCGAGAGGGACTGTTCGACGGGTCGCTCGAACGAGCGGTCCGGTTCGTCTTCTACGGCCGGGCCGCCGCCGGCATCTCGACGCCGCGGGAGCGCGGCGACTGCCAAATACTCGACACCGTCACCGAGGACGGAGGTGAGGAGGACTGA
- the mnhG gene encoding monovalent cation/H(+) antiporter subunit G, translating into MTPTEIAVIIFLGGGLFFTLVAAVGVIRLPDIYTRAHTASQADTLGAGLTLVAVALTLGLEISTLKTVLLLVFIFITNPTAAHAVARAAHEQGIEPWREDR; encoded by the coding sequence GTGACGCCGACCGAAATCGCCGTCATCATCTTCCTCGGCGGCGGTCTGTTCTTCACGCTCGTCGCCGCTGTGGGCGTCATCCGCCTGCCGGACATCTACACCCGCGCCCACACCGCGAGTCAGGCCGACACCCTCGGTGCGGGCCTGACGCTCGTCGCCGTCGCACTCACGCTCGGACTGGAAATATCGACACTCAAGACCGTGCTTCTGTTGGTGTTCATCTTCATCACGAACCCGACGGCCGCCCACGCGGTCGCCCGCGCCGCACACGAGCAGGGCATCGAACCCTGGAGGGAAGACCGATGA
- a CDS encoding cation:proton antiporter subunit C — MIELLATRWAYAAFILLMVTGIYMMIANANLVKKVIGLNLFQSAVFLFFIASAYVADGSVPIVHSEGGGGPYVSPLPHVIVLTAIVVGVSLTAVALALIVRIYGEYGTLDEAVLREVSDD, encoded by the coding sequence ATGATAGAGTTACTCGCCACCCGGTGGGCCTACGCGGCGTTCATCCTGCTGATGGTCACCGGGATTTACATGATGATAGCCAACGCCAACCTCGTCAAGAAGGTCATCGGGTTGAACCTGTTCCAGAGCGCCGTCTTCCTGTTTTTCATCGCCTCGGCGTACGTCGCCGATGGCTCGGTTCCCATCGTCCACTCCGAAGGGGGTGGTGGCCCTTACGTCAGCCCGTTGCCGCACGTCATCGTCCTGACCGCCATCGTCGTCGGCGTCAGCCTCACCGCCGTCGCGTTGGCGCTCATCGTCCGCATCTACGGGGAGTACGGCACCCTCGACGAGGCCGTCCTCCGGGAGGTGTCCGATGACTGA
- a CDS encoding monovalent cation/H+ antiporter subunit D family protein, translated as MTDIVLPLLIAVPIVAAVAPLLLSLWSTETGWPVATVAALIEAGLAAVLLRSVYFDGRLVHEVGGYPAPYGIELVGDGLSAPIVALVAVVAVGVLAFARSAGPRRNSFYSAYLLCVGGLMGISVTGDLFNMFVFLEITGLSTYALVASDRSGESAIAALKYLLLGTTGASLFLIGVGYALIATGTLNMVDLSVRLAEIYTAPGGSRVVLASFGFIAVGLGLKAAIFPLHTWQPDAYTYAPDTVTVFIAALASTVYAYALGRVVLTVFTVDFFDSVPIAQDGLLALAAVSIVAGSALAAVQSEVKRMFAYSSVAQFGLVVAAFALATPDSILGGVIHLVGHALMKGGLFAAAAILAARHGARTVDDYARLGYRSPVVAAAMAVLGLALVGVPPSIGFLGKWYVALGAVRSEAWPVAVVVFLSTLFTLVYVARLLERLYFADPGSAPTPAPGNAEAVADGGDESEEDRIDSRAPDSVSVGMVAVVVLTALVVVGLGFATSGFETLLEPVLSEVFSQ; from the coding sequence ATGACTGATATCGTCCTCCCGCTGCTCATCGCAGTGCCAATCGTCGCGGCCGTCGCGCCGCTACTCCTGAGCCTCTGGAGTACCGAAACCGGCTGGCCCGTCGCGACCGTCGCCGCCCTCATCGAGGCCGGACTCGCCGCCGTGTTGCTTCGGTCGGTGTACTTCGACGGGCGTCTCGTCCACGAGGTCGGCGGCTACCCCGCGCCGTACGGCATCGAGTTGGTCGGTGACGGCCTCTCGGCACCCATCGTCGCGTTGGTCGCCGTCGTCGCCGTCGGTGTTCTGGCCTTCGCCCGCAGCGCCGGCCCGCGGCGCAACAGTTTCTACAGCGCCTACCTGCTGTGTGTCGGCGGCCTGATGGGCATCTCCGTCACCGGCGACCTGTTCAACATGTTCGTCTTCCTCGAAATCACGGGGCTTTCGACGTACGCACTCGTCGCTTCGGACCGCTCAGGGGAGTCGGCCATCGCGGCGCTGAAATACCTGCTGTTGGGAACGACCGGTGCCTCGCTGTTCCTCATCGGCGTCGGCTACGCGCTCATCGCGACAGGGACGCTCAACATGGTCGACCTCTCGGTGCGACTCGCGGAGATTTACACCGCCCCCGGCGGCTCCCGCGTTGTCCTCGCCTCGTTCGGCTTCATTGCCGTCGGACTGGGGCTGAAAGCCGCCATCTTCCCGCTGCACACCTGGCAGCCGGACGCCTACACCTACGCACCGGATACGGTGACCGTGTTCATCGCCGCGCTGGCGTCGACGGTGTACGCCTACGCGCTCGGTCGGGTCGTGCTGACGGTGTTCACAGTCGACTTCTTCGATTCAGTCCCCATCGCACAGGACGGCTTGCTCGCGTTGGCGGCGGTCAGCATCGTCGCTGGTAGCGCGCTCGCGGCCGTCCAATCGGAGGTCAAACGGATGTTCGCCTACTCCTCTGTCGCACAGTTCGGCCTCGTCGTCGCCGCCTTCGCGCTGGCGACGCCCGACTCCATCCTCGGCGGCGTTATCCACCTCGTTGGCCACGCGCTGATGAAGGGCGGTCTCTTCGCCGCGGCCGCCATCCTCGCGGCCCGACACGGCGCACGAACCGTCGACGATTACGCCCGCCTCGGCTACCGCTCGCCGGTCGTCGCGGCCGCGATGGCCGTCCTCGGACTCGCGCTCGTCGGCGTCCCACCATCCATCGGCTTCCTCGGGAAGTGGTACGTCGCCTTAGGCGCCGTCCGGTCGGAAGCGTGGCCCGTCGCGGTCGTCGTCTTCCTCAGCACGCTGTTCACGCTGGTGTACGTCGCCCGCCTGCTCGAACGGTTGTACTTCGCCGACCCCGGTAGCGCACCGACTCCGGCGCCGGGGAACGCCGAGGCGGTCGCCGACGGCGGCGACGAATCCGAAGAGGACCGAATCGACAGCCGTGCCCCCGATTCCGTCTCGGTCGGCATGGTCGCGGTCGTCGTCCTCACCGCCCTCGTCGTCGTCGGCCTCGGCTTCGCGACGAGTGGCTTCGAAACGCTTCTCGAACCCGTTCTCTCGGAGGTGTTCTCCCAATGA
- a CDS encoding pantoate kinase, with protein sequence MTDAAFVPGHVTAFFSAHPDDDPTKAGSRGAGVTLADGVTVRLEAGDGLELNGEELEIEAVDRVLGALRANARVVAETDLPLGSGFGVSGALALGTALVANRVFDRQLSENELVTIAHGAEVQAGTGLGDVVGQARGGFPVRLEPGAPAHGAMDGIPDRRQIEYVTFGELSTEDVLGGDTEELSAAGKQALSQLVAEPTLETMMAASRRFAREADLLTPRLEEAIRDVSEAGGDASMAMLGETVFALDTGLSDAGYDAERCEVCLPGAHVR encoded by the coding sequence ATGACAGACGCGGCGTTCGTTCCGGGCCACGTGACCGCCTTTTTCAGTGCCCACCCGGACGACGACCCGACGAAAGCCGGCTCCCGCGGGGCGGGCGTCACCCTCGCCGACGGCGTAACCGTCCGACTCGAAGCCGGTGATGGGCTCGAACTCAACGGCGAGGAACTCGAAATCGAAGCCGTCGACCGGGTGTTGGGTGCCCTCCGGGCCAACGCCCGCGTCGTCGCCGAAACCGACCTCCCGCTCGGTTCGGGATTCGGGGTCTCCGGCGCGCTCGCACTCGGCACCGCGCTCGTCGCCAACCGTGTGTTCGACCGCCAACTGTCGGAGAACGAACTCGTCACCATCGCCCACGGTGCGGAGGTACAGGCCGGGACGGGACTCGGCGACGTGGTTGGACAGGCCCGCGGCGGGTTCCCGGTTCGACTGGAACCGGGCGCGCCGGCCCACGGCGCGATGGACGGCATCCCCGACCGCCGGCAAATCGAGTACGTCACCTTCGGTGAACTGTCGACCGAGGACGTTCTCGGCGGTGACACCGAAGAACTGTCCGCGGCGGGCAAGCAGGCGCTGTCGCAACTCGTCGCCGAACCGACGCTGGAGACGATGATGGCCGCCTCGCGGCGCTTCGCACGCGAGGCGGACCTCCTGACCCCTCGACTCGAGGAGGCGATTCGCGACGTTTCGGAGGCCGGCGGCGACGCCTCGATGGCGATGCTCGGCGAGACGGTGTTCGCACTCGATACTGGTCTTTCGGATGCGGGCTACGACGCCGAGCGGTGTGAGGTGTGTCTCCCCGGTGCGCACGTTCGGTAA
- a CDS encoding DUF4040 domain-containing protein, translated as MEYVAYALVVFVVLTGIATALLRDVLAAIIVFAAYSLGMALLYTLLLAPDVGLTEAVIGAGVTTILLLLTIVKTVRPGGERTIERFDPRAAVACGALAVVFGLTLPDLPAVGDPNSPILSYDAVTGHYLTQSYAETGVENTVTAVLAAYRGFDTFGEATVVFAAGVAVLVVLQREVFT; from the coding sequence ATGGAGTACGTCGCCTACGCGTTGGTCGTCTTCGTCGTCCTGACGGGCATCGCGACGGCGCTACTCCGGGACGTACTCGCGGCCATCATCGTCTTCGCCGCCTACAGCCTCGGGATGGCGCTTCTGTACACGCTGTTGTTGGCGCCGGACGTTGGACTCACCGAGGCGGTCATCGGCGCCGGCGTGACGACCATCCTGTTGCTTTTGACCATCGTGAAGACGGTTCGACCGGGTGGCGAACGGACCATCGAACGCTTCGATCCCCGGGCAGCGGTGGCTTGCGGCGCTCTCGCCGTCGTCTTCGGATTGACGCTGCCCGACCTGCCGGCGGTCGGCGACCCGAACTCGCCGATTCTCAGCTACGACGCGGTTACCGGCCACTACCTCACACAGTCGTACGCCGAAACCGGCGTCGAAAACACCGTCACGGCCGTGCTGGCGGCCTACCGTGGGTTCGACACCTTCGGCGAGGCGACCGTCGTCTTCGCCGCCGGGGTGGCGGTTCTCGTCGTCCTGCAGCGGGAGGTGTTCACATGA
- a CDS encoding MnhB domain-containing protein — translation MSDTDEDSEIPEESRESEPAEAEEETFPSPRRAYTESEVIMSTVRVVTPFVLTFGLYITFHGADSPGGGFQGGALVGVVVLMLAFAFGIDPTRRWLGTKAVTLVASLGLLVFATIGLGSVVLGGAFLEYGLYPLEDAAKYGIEAVEIGGIALIVAGVIMGLFFLTAAGPGGDVE, via the coding sequence ATGAGCGACACGGACGAAGACAGCGAGATTCCGGAGGAGTCTCGGGAAAGCGAGCCAGCCGAAGCCGAAGAGGAGACGTTCCCGTCCCCGCGCCGGGCCTACACCGAAAGCGAAGTCATCATGAGCACCGTCCGCGTCGTGACGCCGTTCGTGCTCACGTTCGGGCTGTACATCACCTTCCACGGCGCCGACTCGCCGGGTGGCGGCTTCCAGGGCGGCGCCTTGGTCGGCGTCGTCGTGTTGATGCTCGCCTTCGCCTTCGGCATCGACCCGACCCGGCGGTGGCTCGGCACGAAGGCGGTGACGCTCGTCGCGAGTCTCGGATTGCTCGTCTTCGCCACCATCGGTCTCGGAAGCGTCGTCTTGGGCGGAGCGTTCCTCGAATACGGGCTGTATCCGCTGGAGGACGCTGCCAAATACGGCATCGAAGCCGTCGAAATCGGCGGCATCGCACTCATCGTCGCCGGCGTCATCATGGGGCTGTTCTTCCTGACGGCCGCCGGACCCGGAGGTGACGTGGAATGA